A genomic region of Podarcis raffonei isolate rPodRaf1 chromosome 13, rPodRaf1.pri, whole genome shotgun sequence contains the following coding sequences:
- the LOC128398743 gene encoding vomeronasal type-2 receptor 26-like has protein sequence MVKDPHPPLHDYQQPGDLFIGGIVSQSIIVTNLIPFTEVPPQTLHEELLVVTKNYQHILTLAFAIKEINENPQLLPNITLGFRIYDSYFTAKGTYHATMLLIFTPWKHLPNYKCDIQDNLIAVIGGLDPLTSLHMATLLDIYKIPQMTPQEAIQYAGILSLLLHFKWIWIGILTSNDEYGDRFVQTVFPLFSQSGICFAFIERSHKQTIVTEINNMFTQGAKIHDKIIESKANAVVAYAESLAVIFLRWFSYLSEQQHVSKNEKGIVWILTAQMELTSITYQRTWSIDIIHGALSFSIHSKDPSGFQHYVENRKPLNAKGDGFILDFWQHAFGCIFANRVTERLDGDFCTGEEKLESLPGPFFETRMIGHSYSIYNAVYAVAYALQTMFSSRLPYRAMGAEGGQKLWNLQFWQSHHFLRRVSFNNSAGDQVSFDQNGELVAGFDIFNWIFSSNQSFLRVKVGQVDPQGLLDNVFSINESAITWHSWFNQAKPHSVFSESCRPGFSKKMKEGDPFCCYDCIPCPEGKISVQHDMNGCSKCSDVSYPSKNQDSCVPRLASFLSYKEPLGVALAFFALFSSLITALVLAAFLKHRSTPIVKANNRGLTYTLLVSLLLCFLCSLLFIGQPQKVTCLLRQTAFGIIFSVAVSCVLAKTTTVVLAFMATRPGSSMRNWVGKSLANSIVLSCSFIQAGICFVWLITSPPFPDVDIHSVREELILECNEGSLTFFYCVLGYMGFLAIISFSVAFLARKLPDSFNEAKFITFSMLVFCSVWLSFIPSYLSSKGKYMVAVEIFSILASSAGLLACIFAPKFYIIVLRPELNNREQIIRRKA, from the exons ATGGTTAAAGATCCACACCCTCCACTTCATGACTATCAGCAGCCAGGTGACCTCTTCATTGGTGGAATTGTTTCCCAGAGCATCATCGTCACAAATTTAATACCGTTCACAGAAGTACCACCACAGACTCTGCATGAAGAGCTTCT TGTGGTGACAAAAAATTACCAACACATTCTCACCTTGGCATTTGCAATcaaggaaataaatgaaaaccCTCAGCTGTTACCCAACATCACCTTGGGTTTCCGCATTTATGACAGCTATTTCACTGCCAAAGGGACCTACCATGCTACAATGCTACTTATATTCACACCATGGAAACATCTCCCAAACTACAAATGTGACATCCAGGATAACCTCATTGCTGTTATTGGAGGACTGGACCCACTGACCTCCTTGCACATGGCAACTCTCTTGGAtatttacaagattccacag ATGACACCTCAGGAAGCAATTCAGTATGCAGGGattctctctttgcttctgcatttcaaGTGGATATGGATTGGAATCCTTACTTCCAACGATGAATATGGAGATAGATTTGTCCAAACTGTATTTCCACTTTTCTCCCAAAGTGGTATCTGTTTTGCCTTCATAGAAAGAAGTCATAAACAAACAATtgtcactgaaattaataacaTGTTTACTCAGGGAgcaaaaatacatgataaaatcaTTGAGAGTAAAGCCAATGCAGTGGTTGCCTATGCAGAATCATTGGCAGTTATATTTTTGAGATGGTTCTCATACCTGTCAGAACAACAACATGTGtcaaaaaatgaaaaaggtattgtgTGGATACTGACAGCCCAGATGGAGCTCACATCTATTACATATCAAAGGACTTGGAGTATAGACATTATCCATGGTGCTCTCTCCTTCTCAATTCACTCCAAGGATCCTTCAGGATTTCAACATTATGTTGAGAATAGGAAACCTCTGAATGCAAAAGGAGATGGCTTTATCCTGGACTTCTGGCAACATGCATTTGGTTGTATATTTGCAAATAGAGTAACTGAGCGATTGGATGGAGATTTTTGTACTGgggaagagaaactggagagtcTTCCAGGGCCCTTTTTTGAAACAAGGATGattggccacagctacagcatctataACGCTGTCTATGCTGTGGCCTATGCTTTACAAACGATGTTCTCATCTAGACTCCCATACAGAGCAATGGGGGCTGAAGGGGGACAGAAGCTTTGGAATCTACAGTTCTGGCAG TCCCATCACTTTCTGAGAAGAGTCTCCtttaacaacagtgctggtgACCAGGTTTCCTTTGACCAGAATGGGGAGTTAGTAGCTGGATTTGACATTTTCAACTGGATTTTTTCTTCAAACCAATCCTTTCTTAGAGTGAAAGTTGGACAGGTGGACCCCCAAGGTCTTCTGGACAATGTATTCAGCATCAATGAGAGTGCCATAACGTGGCACAGCTGGTTTAATCAG GCAAAGCCTCATTCTGTATTTAGTGAAAGTTGTCGTCCTGGTTTTagcaagaaaatgaaggagggggATCCATTTTGCTGCTACGattgcatcccatgtccagaagggaagatttcagtcCAACACG ATATGAATGGCTGCTCCAAATGCAGTGACGTAAGCTATCCAAGCAAGAACCAAGATTCCTGTGTTCCCAGATTGGCTTCCTTCTTGTCTTACAAAGAACCACTGGGGGTCGCTTTAGCCTTTTTTGCCCTTTTCTCTTCCTTGATCACAGCTCTGGTGCTAGCAGCATTTCTGAAGCACCGCagcactcccattgtcaaagccaacaaccggggcctcacctacactctccttgtctccctcttgctctgcttcctttgttcATTGCTATTCATTGGCCAGCCACAGAAGGTGACATGTCTtctccgacaaactgcttttgggaTCATATTCTCAgtagctgtttcttgtgtgttggccaaaaccacCACAGTGgtcctggctttcatggccaccagaCCAGGATCCAGCATGAGGAATTGGGTGGGGAAGTCATTAGCTAActccattgttctttcctgctcaTTCATCCAAGCAGGCATTTGCTTTGTGTGGTTGATaacttctcccccattcccagatgttgaCATTCATTCAGTAAGAGAAGAACTTATATTGGAGTGCAATGAGGGATCTCTGACTTTCTTCTACTGTGTTTTAGGCTATATGGGCTTTCTGGCCATTATCAGCTTCAGTGTGGCTTTCCTTGCTAGaaagttacctgacagtttcaacgaagccaaattcatcaccttcagcatgttggtcttttgcagtgtttggttatccTTTATCCCATCCTAtctgagctccaagggaaagtacatggtagctgtggagatcttTTCTATTTTAGCCTCTAGTGCTGGGTTGCTGGCCTGCATATTTGCCCCAAAATTTTATATCATTgtgttgaggcctgagctgaataaCAGGGAACAGATAATAAGAAGAAAAGCATGA
- the LOC128398744 gene encoding vomeronasal type-2 receptor 26-like, translating into MGILVAFLLILLPPMACKDHTVNCRVKDPQPPLQDYQQPGDFFIGGIVSQSIIISNFIPFTEVPPQTLHEELLVVTKNYQHILTLAFAIKEINENPQLLPNITLGFRIYDSYFTAKGTYHATMLLIFTPWKHLPNYKCDIQENLIAVIGGLDPLTSLHMATVLDIYKIPQMTPQEAIQYAGILSLLLHFKWIWIGILTSNDEYGDRFVQTVFPLFSQSGICFAFIERSHKQTIVSEINNMFTQGAKIHDKIIESKANAVVAYAESLAVVFLRWLSYLSEQQHVTNKEKGIVWILTAQMELTSITYQRTWSIDIIHGALSFSIHSKDPSGFQHYVENRKPLNAKGDGFILDFWQHAFGCIFANRVTERLDGDFCTGEEKLESLPGPFFETRMIGHSYSIYNAVYAVAYALQTMFSSRLPYRAMGAEGGQKLWNLQFWQSHHFLRRVSFNNSAGDQVSFDQNGELVAGFDIFNWIFSSNQSFHRVKVGQVDPQGLLDNVFSINESAITWHSWFNQAKPHSVCSESCRPGFSKKVKEGDPFCCYDCIPCPEGKISIQHDMNDCSKCSDVSYPSKNQDSCVPRLTSFLSYKEPLGVALAFFALFSSLITALVLAAFLKHRSTPIVKANNRGLTYTLLVSLLLCFLCSLLFIGQPQKVTCLLRQTAFGIIFSVAVSCVLAKTTTVVLAFMATRPGSSMRNWLGKSLANSIVLSCSFIQAGICFVWLVTSPPFPDVDIHSVREELILECNEGSLTFFYCVLGYMGFLAIISFSVAFLARKLPDSFNEAKFITFSMLVFCSVWLSFIPSYLSSKGKYMVAVEIFSILASSAGLLGCIFAPKFYIIVLRPELNNREQIIRRKA; encoded by the exons ATGGGGATTCTAGTAGCATTTCTTCTGATACTGCTTCCTCCTATGGCATGCAAGGATCACACTGTTAACTGCCGGGTTAAAGATCCACAGCCTCCACTTCAGGACTATCAGCAGCCAGGTGACTTCTTCATTGGTGGAATTGTTTCCCAGAGCATCATCATCTCCAATTTCATCCCCTTCACAGAAGTTCCGCCACAGACTCTGCATGAAGAGCTTCT TGTGGTGACAAAAAATTACCAACACATTCTCACCTTGGCATTTGCAATcaaggaaataaatgaaaaccCTCAGCTGTTACCCAACATTACCTTGGGTTTCCGCATTTATGACAGCTATTTCACTGCCAAAGGGACCTACCATGCTACAATGCTACTTATATTCACACCATGGAAACATCTCCCAAACTACAAATGTGACATCCAGGAGAACCTCATTGCAGTTATTGGAGGACTGGACCCACTGACCTCCTTGCACATGGCAACAGTCTTGGAtatttacaagattccacag ATGACACCTCAGGAAGCAATTCAGTATGCAGGGattctctctttgcttctgcatttcaaGTGGATATGGATTGGAATCCTTACTTCCAACGATGAATATGGAGATAGATTTGTCCAAACTGTATTTCCACTTTTCTCCCAGAGTGGTATCTGTTTTGCCTTCATAGAAAGAAGCCACAAACAAACAATTGTCAGTGAAATTAATAACATGTTTACTCAGGGAgcaaaaatacatgataaaatcaTTGAGAGTAAAGCCAATGCAGTGGTTGCCTATGCAGAATCATTGGCAGTTGTTTTTTTGCGATGGCTATCATACCTATCAGAACAACAACATGTGACAAATAAAGAAAAAGGTATAGTGTGGATACTGACAGCCCAGATGGAGCTCACATCTATTACATATCAAAGGACTTGGAGTATAGACATAATCCATGGTGCTCTCTCCTTCTCAATTCACTCCAAGGATCCTTCAGGATTTCAACATTATGTTGAGAATAGGAAACCTCTGAATGCAAAAGGAGATGGCTTTATCCTGGACTTCTGGCAACATGCATTTGGTTGTATATTTGCAAATAGAGTAACTGAGCGATTGGATGGAGATTTTTGTACTGgggaagagaaactggagagtcTTCCGGGGCCCTTTTTTGAAACAAGGATGattggccacagctacagcatctataACGCTGTCTATGCTGTGGCCTATGCTTTACAAACGATGTTCTCATCTAGACTCCCATACAGAGCAATGGGGGCTGAAGGGGGACAGAAGCTTTGGAATCTACAGTTCTGGCAG TCCCATCACTTTCTGAGAAGAGTCTCCtttaacaacagtgctggtgACCAGGTTTCCTTTGACCAGAATGGGGAGTTAGTAGCTGGATTTGACATTTTCAACTGGATTTTTTCTTCAAACCAATCCTTTCATAGAGTGAAAGTTGGACAGGTGGACCCCCAAGGTCTTCTGGACAATGTATTCAGCATCAATGAGAGTGCCATAACGTGGCACAGCTGGTTTAATCAG GCAAAGCCTCATTCTGTATGTAGTGAAAGTTGTCGTCCTGGTTTtagcaagaaagtgaaggagggggatccattttgctgctatgattgcatcccatgtccagaagggaagatttccatCCAACACG ATATGAATGACTGCTCCAAATGCAGTGACGTAAGCTATCCAAGCAAGAACCAAGATTCCTGTGTTCCCAGATTGACTTCCTTCTTGTCTTACAAAGAACCACTGGGGGTCGCTTTAGCCTTTTTTGCCCTTTTCTCTTCCTTGATCACAGCTCTCGTGCTAGCAGCATTTCTGAAGCACCGCagcactcccattgtcaaagccaacaaccggggcctcacctacactctccttgtctccctcttgctctgcttcctttgttcATTGCTATTCATTGGCCAGCCACAGAAGGTGACATGTCTtctccgacaaactgcttttgggaTCATATTCTCAgtagctgtttcttgtgtgttggccaaaaccacCACAGTGgtcctggctttcatggccaccagaCCGGGATCCAGCATGAGGAATTGGCTGGGGAAGTCATTAGCTAActccattgttctttcctgctcaTTCATCCAAGCAGGCATTTGCTTTGTGTGGTTGGTaacttctcccccattcccagatgttgaCATTCATTCAGTAAGAGAAGAACTTATATTGGAGTGCAATGAGGGATCTCTGACTTTCTTCTACTGTGTTTTAGGCTATATGGGCTTTCTGGCCATTATCAGCTTCAGTGTGGCTTTCCTTGCTAGaaagttacctgacagtttcaacgaagccaaattcatcaccttcagcatgttggtcttttgcagtgtttggttatccTTTATCCCATCCTATCTGAGCTCGAAGGGAAAGtacatggtagctgtggagatcttTTCTATTTTAGCCTCTAGTGCTGGGTTGCTGGGCTGCATATTTGCCCCAAAATTTTATATCATTgtgttgaggcctgagctgaacaacaggGAACAGATAATAAGAAGAAAAGCATGA
- the LOC128398745 gene encoding olfactory receptor 14I1-like, producing MSNLTSMSTFLLWEFSDVRELQILYFFLFLGLYLTTMAGNLLIIAAFALDHHLHTPMYFFLTNLAMMDMGSASVMIPKSLANSIMNSRSISYSGCVAQVFFYMFFVAADFAILTVMAHDRYVAICNPLQYETIMHKGACIQKTIIVLIASLLHAMLHTCSTFAITFCSNDVHQFFCEVPTLLKLSCSNIYLVEVGVIVLGCCLGLGCFMFIIITYRQLFATVRRIPSVHGQKKALSTCLPHLTVVSLFMGTALFAYAKPPTGASSDLDIAFAVIYTIIPPMLNPFIYSMRNKEIKTALWKLLDFGHSSKNR from the coding sequence ATGAGCAATCTTACTTCCATGTCAACGTTTCTGCTGTGGGAATTCTCAGATGTACGAGAACTACAGATCTTATACTTTTTTCTGTTCTTAGGATTGTACTTGACCACTATGGCTGGGAATCTTCTCATTATTGCTGCATTTGCGCTAGACCATCACCTCCATACACCAATGTACTTTTTCCTAACTAATTTGGCAATGATGGACATGGGCTCTGCTTCTGTCATGATTCCCAAATCATTAGCCAATTCCATCATGAACAGCAGGTCGATTTCTTACTCTGGGTGTGTGGCCCAGGTTTTCTTCTATATGTTCTTTGTAGCAGCAGATTTTGCCATTCTAACAGTAATGGCACATGATCGCTATGTTGCCATCTGCAACCCATTACAGTATGAGACAATTATGCACAAAGGAGCTTGTATTCAGAAGACCATCATTGTGTTGATTGCTAGTCTTCTTCATGCCATGTTACACACTTGTAGCACTTTTGCAATCACCTTCTGTTCAAATGACGTCCATCAGTTCTTCTGTGAAGTTCCAACATTACTGAAGCTCTCCTGCTCTAATATCTACCTTGTCGAAGTAGGGGTTATTGTGTTAGGGTGTTGCCTGGGACTAGGATGCTTCATGTTCATTATCATAACATACAGGCAGCTGTTTGCTACAGTGCGCAGAATTCCTTCAGTACATGGTCAGAAAAAAGCCCTCTCCACTTGCCTTCCCCACCTCACTGTTGTCTCTTTGTTTATGGGCACTGCACTCTTTGCCTATGCAAAGCCTCCCACCGGTGCGTCTTCTGATCTGGATATAGCTTTTGCTGTGATCTATACCATAATTCCTCCCATGTTGAATCCATTCATCTATAGCAtgagaaacaaagaaatcaaGACTGCTTTGTGGAAACTTTTAGATTTTGGACATTCCTCTaaaaatagataa